In Agelaius phoeniceus isolate bAgePho1 chromosome 18, bAgePho1.hap1, whole genome shotgun sequence, one genomic interval encodes:
- the HIC2 gene encoding hypermethylated in cancer 2 protein translates to MELPNHAKQLLLQLNQQRAKGFLCDVIIVVENALFRAHKNILAASSMYFKSLVLHDNLINLDTDMVNPTVFRQILDFIYTGKLLTTDQPGEQNFNALLTAASYLQLHDLAALCRKKLKRNGKSFAGKAGGLGVGRSARSQRLSTASVIQARYSGSNEGLKGSHSKELSKGKLSDDEVFISSSNQENCHSLSRGTSKNGGGSSSANGSTGDQELGLDLSKKSPSLPVAASHDDTQHSESQHGSPQSASAPAANSASSFDEPGVGAPHSMADSSDPMEMDLSEECHHSLTESGQRKGLRHSSRKKEWIKKDNAFDRKEGSKDRDEGEGLPNGILLGPLSKSVERSLAGAYGADLPYPCKEEVENGKENSDDSGQSESESGGHTSANYVYRQEGFEPVAYGDNLYVCIPCGKGFPSSEQLNAHVETHTEEDLYIKEEGTYGSKDEAEDLSNPNQSYAAESRPFKCSVCEKSYKDPATLRQHEKTHWLTRPFPCNICGKMFTQRGTMTRHMRSHLGLKPFACEECGMRFTRQYRLTEHMRVHSGEKPYECQLCGGKFTQQRNLISHLRMHTSPT, encoded by the coding sequence ATGGAACTGCCAAATCATGCCAAACAACTGCTACTGCAGCTGAACCAGCAACGAGCCAAAGGTTTCCTCTGTGATGTGATCATTGTGGTAGAAAATGCCCTGTTTCGTGCCCATAAGAACAtcctggcagccagcagcatgTATTTCAAATCCCTTGTCCTGCATGACAACCTGATAAACTTAGACACGGACATGGTGAACCCCACCGTGTTCCGGCAGATCTTGGACTTTATTTATACTGGCAAGCTCTTAACGACTGACCAGCCTGGGGAACAGAACTTTAATGCTCTCCTCACCGCAGCAAGCTACCTCCAACTGCACGACctggcagctctctgcagaaAGAAGCTGAAGCGGAACGGCAAGTCCTTTGCTGGCAAGGCCGGTGGCCTTGGTGTTGGGAGATCTGCCAGGAGTCAGAGACTTTCCACTGCTTCAGTCATCCAAGCTCGCTATTCAGGGTCAAATGAGGGGTTGAAGGGCTCACATTCAAAGGAGCTGTCAAAGGGAAAGCTCTCTGATGACGAGGTCTTCATCAGCAGCTCTAACCAAGAGAACTGTCACTCCTTAAGCAGGGGAACCAGCAAGAACGGCggtgggagcagcagtgcaAACGGGAGCACCGGTGACCAGGAGCTAGGCCTTGACCTGTCCAAAAAAAGCCCCTCGCTCCCTGTCGCAGCCTCCCACGATGACACGCAGCACAGCGAAAGCCAGCACGGCTCTCCCCAAtctgcctcagcccctgcagccaacAGTGCCTCATCGTTCGACGAGCCTGGCGTCGGAGCCCCCCACAGCATGGCGGACAGCAGCGACCCCATGGAGATGGACCTGAGtgaggagtgccaccactcactGACAGAGAGCGGCCAGCGCAAGGGCCTCCGGCACTCGTCCCGCAAGAAGGAGTGGATCAAGAAAGACAACGCCTTTGACCGAAAGGAAGGGAGCAAAGACAGGGACGAGGGTGAAGGGCTGCCCAATGGTATCCTGCTGGGGCCCTTGTCCAAGTCTGTGGAGAGGAGTCTGGCTGGGGCCTACGGGGCAGACCTGCCCTACCCGTGTAAGGAGGAGGTAGAAAACGGTAAGGAGAACAGTGACGACAGTGGCCAGAGTGAGAGCGAGAGCGGCGGCCATACCAGTGCCAACTATGTCTATCGGCAGGAGGGGTTTGAGCCAGTGGCCTATGGTGACAACCTGTATGTCTGCATCCCCTGTGGCAAAGGCTTCCCAAGCTCTGAGCAGCTCAATGCCCACGTGGAAACGCACACCGAGGAAGACCTTTACATCAAGGAGGAAGGCACATACGGCAGCAAGGATGAAGCTGAAGATTTGTCCAACCCCAATCAGTCCTACGCTGCGGAGTCCCGGCCCTTCAAGTGTTCGGTGTGTGAGAAGAGCTACAAGGATCCGGCCACGCTGCGGCAGCACGAGAAGACTCACTGGCTGACGCGGCCCTTCCCTTGCAACATCTGCGGCAAGATGTTCACACAGCGTGGCACCATGACACGGCACATGCGCAGCCACTTGGGGCTCAAGCCCTTTGCTTGCGAGGAATGTGGGATGCGCTTTACCCGGCAGTACCGACTAACAGAGCATATGCGTGTCCACTCAGGAGAAAAACCTTACGAATGTCAACTGTGTGGTGGGAAATTCACCCAGCAGCGCAATCTGATCAGCCACCTGCGAATGCATACCTCTCCCACATAA